Part of the Sinomonas atrocyanea genome is shown below.
GCTTCCGGGTAGAAGAGGCCGGCCGCGTTGCCGGCCTTGATGCCCGCGAGCTTCACGTTCGGGGCCATGCCGACGATGCCGATGCCGTTCTTGGCCGCCGCGAGGGTCCCGGCCGTGTGCGTCCCGTGGCCGTTGTCATCCATCCACGTGCTCGGTGCCGTGTCTGCGACCCCGCCCACGCACGAGGCCGAGCGCGAGAAATCGACATTCGGCGCGAGGTCCGGATGCGACCAGTCGAGCCCGGTGTCGATGTCCCCGACCACCACCGAGGGGCTGCCGCCGTTGACCTCCCGCGCCTCGGGGGCCTGGATCTGGTCCATGTCCCACTGCAGGGCCGAGAGGCTGTCCCCGCCCGGCGCCGGGGCCGGAGGAGCAGCCGGGCCTGGCGCAGCGCCGGCGGCGTCGGTCTGGAGCGCCACGCCGAACGCGGACGTTCCGGCAGCCGCGTCGACGCTCGGGTCTGCCGCCCGGAGCCTCGCGGGGAAGTCCGACGCCGCCGAGCTCACCACCGCGACGCCGATGGCAGCGTAGTCCCCCACGAGGGTGCCGCCGGCCGACGCGATCGCGCTGAGGGACGTGCCGGCGGCCTTCCCTCCTGATCTGTAGAGCACGAGGTAGTTCTGGACGGCCTGCGCCTGCTGCGCAGCGGAAGCCGTGGTCGCCGCGCTCGCGGCGCCTGCGGCGGGGGAAGTGCCCGCGGCGAGGGCGGCGGGGACAGCTCCCGCCACCGAGAGCCCCACCGCGAGGCCCGTGCAGGCCAGAGGCCGTGCGAAGGTACGTGATCGCATCGTGTGCCTTTCGTCCCGCTGGAACGCCTGGGTGCGGGGCGCTTCAGCCTGAACCTCCGACCCGAAGACTAGTGATGCGGCTCATGCCAGAAAAGAGTCTGCTGCCACTGGCGCGGGTGCTCCTGTCATGTGCCTGTCATGTGCGCTCATAGACCCAGGGCAGGCGCGAGATCGTGAGCCGGTGCCGCCCGCTCCCGGCCGCTGCCGGGTCCCCGTATTGCGCGTCGCCGGCCCACAGGACGGCCTCGATCCTCCCGTCGGCGTCCAGGAGCTGGTAGCTCGCGAAGTGGGCCGCCGGACGGGGAGCGCTTCCCAGGGCGTCCTCGACCGAGCCGGCGCCGGCCAGGCCGTGCAGCGTGAGCCACGTCGGCGGGAACAGCACCATCTCCCCCGCCGCGTGCCGCTCGAGGGCCACGGCCGGGCGGAGCCAGGCGGAGTCCACGTGCTCGTCGGCGCTCAGCAGCATCTCCCCGCCCGGGTCGCGGGCCAGGAAGAACCATGTGGTGAGCCGCTTGGGAGCGCGGGCCGGGGGCACCCAGCGGGAGAGCTCCACGAGGTGCGACTCGGCCAGGAGCAGCCCGGTCTCCTCCCGGGTCTCCCGCACCGCGGCCCGGCGCACGGCGGCGGGGGCGGCCGAGAAGGCCTCGTCGTGCACGGCGTGCTCCTCGGGATCGTCGGGGTGGGAGTCCTCGGGGTCGACGCGGCCGCCGGGGAACGCCCAGGCGCCGCCGAAGGACCCGGCCACGGGCCTCTCGAGGAGCAGGACCTCCAGCCCCGCCTCCGCGTCCCGCACCACGACGACGGTGGCCGCACGCCCCACGATCGGTGATTCCATACCGACACTGTAGGCGCATGATGGGGCAGTACCTCCTCACGTCTGAGCACGACTGAACGGAAGGCAGCATCATGGGCAGAGTCGTCGTCATCGGTGCCACCGGGCACATCGGGTCCTACCTCGTGCCGCGGCTCGTGCGCGCGGGCCACGAGGTCGTCGCCGTGAGCCGGGGAAGCCGGCAGCCGTATTTCGAGGCCGCCGAGTGGGCCTCCGTGGAGCGTGTCGCCGCAGACAGGGACGCCGAGGAGGCGGCCGGCACCTTCGGTTACCGGATCGCCGGGCTCGAGCCCGACGCGGTGGTGGACCTCCTCTGCTTCACCCCCGAATCGGCGCGGCACCTCGTCGACGCGCTGCGGCCCGCGAAGCCACTCCTGCTGCACTGCGGGACCATCTGGGTCCACGGCCGCGCGCTCCGCGTCCCCGTCACGGAGGACGAGCCCCGCACGCCGTTCGGCCCGTACGGGACGGGCAAGGCGCGCATCGAGGAGCTGCTGCACCGCGAGACACGCACGGGCGGGGTCCCCGCCGTCGTGCTCCACCCCGGCCACATCACCGGCCCGGGCTGGCCGGTCATCACGCCCGCGGGCAACCTCGATCCCGAGGTGTGGCGGCGCCTCGCCACCGGCGAGCCGCAGGCGCTGCCGGACCGCGGCCTGGGCGTGCTGCACCACGTCCACGCCGACGATGTGGCGCAGGCCTTCGAGCTGGCGCTCACGAGGCCGGCCGCGGTCGGCTCGAGCTTCCACGTGGTGTCCGCCCAGGCCATGACCCTGCGGGGACTCGCCGCGGGCGCGGCCGCGTGGTTCGGCCGCGAGCCCGTGCTCGAGTTCGTGGATCCCGAGGAGTTCGAGCGCCGGTACGGGCCCGAGCACGCCCGGGCCACGCACGAGCACACCGAGCGGAGCATCGCAGCGGGCATCGGGCGTGCCCGCGAGGT
Proteins encoded:
- a CDS encoding S8 family serine peptidase, encoding MRSRTFARPLACTGLAVGLSVAGAVPAALAAGTSPAAGAASAATTASAAQQAQAVQNYLVLYRSGGKAAGTSLSAIASAGGTLVGDYAAIGVAVVSSAASDFPARLRAADPSVDAAAGTSAFGVALQTDAAGAAPGPAAPPAPAPGGDSLSALQWDMDQIQAPEAREVNGGSPSVVVGDIDTGLDWSHPDLAPNVDFSRSASCVGGVADTAPSTWMDDNGHGTHTAGTLAAAKNGIGIVGMAPNVKLAGIKAGNAAGLFYPEAIVCAFMWAADHGIQVTNNSYFADPWLFNCKNDPGQRAIWEAERRAIRYAQQQGVTVVAAADNQSDDLAHPTQDATSPDDTTPVTRDITNACAVVPAEVPGVVTVSATGNLGLKSFFSNYGVGVVGVAAPGGDSILQRTAAAPNGRVLSTWPKDLMGSCLRPVVDASGATYCYLQGTSMASPHVAGLAALIVSSGVTNPGTVAARIANSADPIACPADMSVYAPFPAIDGGAPQVCQGGAGANGFYGKGQVNALRAIGG
- a CDS encoding NUDIX hydrolase; the encoded protein is MESPIVGRAATVVVVRDAEAGLEVLLLERPVAGSFGGAWAFPGGRVDPEDSHPDDPEEHAVHDEAFSAAPAAVRRAAVRETREETGLLLAESHLVELSRWVPPARAPKRLTTWFFLARDPGGEMLLSADEHVDSAWLRPAVALERHAAGEMVLFPPTWLTLHGLAGAGSVEDALGSAPRPAAHFASYQLLDADGRIEAVLWAGDAQYGDPAAAGSGRHRLTISRLPWVYERT
- a CDS encoding NAD-dependent epimerase/dehydratase family protein, translating into MGRVVVIGATGHIGSYLVPRLVRAGHEVVAVSRGSRQPYFEAAEWASVERVAADRDAEEAAGTFGYRIAGLEPDAVVDLLCFTPESARHLVDALRPAKPLLLHCGTIWVHGRALRVPVTEDEPRTPFGPYGTGKARIEELLHRETRTGGVPAVVLHPGHITGPGWPVITPAGNLDPEVWRRLATGEPQALPDRGLGVLHHVHADDVAQAFELALTRPAAVGSSFHVVSAQAMTLRGLAAGAAAWFGREPVLEFVDPEEFERRYGPEHARATHEHTERSIAAGIGRAREVLGYSPRYSSLEALRESLRWLVDHGQVDVGGQAF